The following are encoded together in the Arcobacter aquimarinus genome:
- a CDS encoding aspartate-semialdehyde dehydrogenase — translation MRKFNVAVVGATGAVGEELFRVLEEYEFPINKLIPLASSRSAGSKIEYAGKEVTVLELTETVFEENDVEIAFFSAGGSISEKFAKFAVEAGAVVIDNTSHFRMDPKVPLVVPEVNPEDIKLWKETGIIANPNCSTIQMVQSLKPLDELYGIKRVDVSTYQAVSGAGKKGMEELVLQMQAFFAFNLEDAEKSAFPHQIALNVIPQIDVAQDNGFTKEEMKMVKETQKIMHRNIQVAATCVRVPVLRSHSESITVTFNENVDVDLDAVRNALNNFENVKVIDDLENKKYPMPLIATDTDFTYVGRIKKDIYASNIIHYFNVADQVRVGAATNAVRIGLKWIEMENDI, via the coding sequence ATGAGAAAATTTAATGTTGCAGTTGTTGGAGCAACTGGTGCAGTTGGTGAAGAGTTATTTAGAGTTTTAGAAGAGTATGAATTCCCAATAAATAAATTAATACCATTAGCTAGTTCAAGAAGTGCAGGTTCAAAAATAGAATATGCAGGAAAAGAGGTAACAGTTTTAGAATTAACTGAAACAGTTTTTGAAGAAAATGATGTTGAAATTGCTTTTTTTAGTGCAGGTGGTTCAATTTCTGAAAAATTTGCAAAATTTGCAGTTGAAGCAGGGGCAGTTGTAATTGATAATACAAGTCATTTTAGAATGGATCCAAAAGTACCTTTAGTTGTTCCTGAAGTAAATCCAGAAGATATTAAATTATGGAAAGAAACTGGAATTATTGCAAATCCAAATTGTTCAACTATTCAAATGGTTCAAAGTTTAAAACCACTTGATGAATTATATGGAATAAAAAGAGTAGATGTTTCAACATATCAAGCTGTTTCTGGTGCTGGGAAAAAAGGTATGGAAGAATTAGTTCTTCAAATGCAAGCATTTTTTGCATTCAATTTAGAAGATGCAGAAAAATCTGCTTTTCCACACCAAATAGCTTTAAATGTAATTCCTCAAATTGATGTTGCACAAGATAATGGATTTACTAAAGAAGAAATGAAAATGGTAAAAGAGACTCAAAAAATTATGCATAGAAATATTCAAGTAGCAGCTACTTGCGTTAGAGTTCCTGTTTTAAGATCTCATAGTGAATCAATTACAGTTACGTTTAACGAAAATGTTGATGTTGATTTAGATGCAGTTAGAAATGCTTTAAATAATTTTGAAAATGTAAAAGTTATAGACGATTTAGAAAATAAAAAATATCCAATGCCATTAATTGCAACGGATACAGATTTTACTTATGTTGGAAGAATTAAAAAAGATATCTATGCTTCAAACATTATTCATTATTTTAATGTTGCTGACCAAGTAAGAGTAGGAGCAGCAACTAATGCAGTTAGAATTGGTCTTAAATGGATAGAGATGGAGAATGACATTTAA
- the hemE gene encoding uroporphyrinogen decarboxylase: MSKIFVDACFRKPTPYTPVWMMRQAGRYLPEYMKVRAQAGNFLNLCHNPELAAEVTIQPLDIVGVDAAILFSDILVVPNEMGMHLDFIKGEGPVFKDPIKTESDIDSLIGGVEAANKLTYVYETIKLLKQQLPENKALIGFTGAPWTLATYMIEGQGTKTYNLCKKMMYSNPELLHKILRKVTDVVKIYLENQILSGADVVQIFDSWAAAIEPSKYDEFSWKYMVEIAEYLKEKYPHIPIIMFPKGIAAFIERGLVYGNFDVFGVDWGTPMALAKEKLGEKYVLQGNMEPCRLYSKEATTMCVEAIQNIMKGEGHIFNLGHGILPDVPVENAIHFVKECQRVSKKA; encoded by the coding sequence ATGTCAAAAATATTTGTAGATGCATGTTTTAGAAAACCAACACCTTATACTCCTGTTTGGATGATGAGACAAGCAGGAAGATATCTCCCTGAATATATGAAAGTTCGAGCACAAGCTGGAAATTTTTTAAATCTTTGCCATAATCCTGAACTTGCAGCTGAGGTTACTATTCAACCTTTAGATATTGTTGGTGTTGATGCAGCTATTTTATTTAGTGATATTTTAGTTGTTCCTAATGAAATGGGGATGCATTTAGATTTTATAAAAGGTGAAGGTCCTGTTTTTAAAGATCCTATTAAAACAGAATCTGATATTGATTCTTTAATAGGTGGAGTTGAAGCTGCAAATAAATTAACTTATGTTTATGAAACTATTAAACTTTTAAAACAACAATTACCAGAAAACAAAGCACTTATTGGATTTACAGGTGCTCCTTGGACACTTGCTACATATATGATTGAAGGGCAGGGTACTAAAACTTATAATTTATGTAAAAAAATGATGTATTCAAATCCTGAGCTTTTACATAAAATTTTAAGAAAAGTAACTGATGTTGTAAAAATTTATTTGGAAAATCAAATTCTATCTGGAGCAGATGTAGTTCAAATCTTTGATTCATGGGCAGCTGCAATTGAACCTTCTAAATATGATGAATTTTCATGGAAATATATGGTAGAAATTGCTGAATATTTAAAAGAAAAATATCCACATATTCCTATTATTATGTTCCCAAAAGGAATAGCTGCATTTATTGAAAGAGGTTTAGTTTATGGAAATTTTGATGTATTTGGAGTAGATTGGGGAACACCAATGGCTCTTGCAAAAGAAAAATTAGGTGAGAAATATGTATTACAAGGAAATATGGAACCTTGTAGATTATATTCAAAAGAAGCAACAACTATGTGTGTTGAAGCAATTCAAAACATAATGAAAGGTGAAGGACATATTTTCAATTTAGGTCATGGTATTTTACCTGATGTTCCTGTTGAAAATGCAATTCACTTTGTAAAAGAGTGTCAAAGAGTTTCAAAAAAAGCATAA
- a CDS encoding radical SAM protein, whose translation MSYSNSIIFGPIPSRRFGISLGIDLSPSKKQCNFDCLYCELEPAKTIEKMDIFPSVEEIISAIKDSFEKHPKIDVITITCNGEPTLYPKLNDLIKEINKIKGETKTLILSNGSTIYKKEIFDALLKIDIVKLSLDCVSEKCFKKLDRQNKSVEIDKIVPSMIEFSQRTTKDFVLEILFVKDVNDKDEEIELLFNAVKQINPKRVDIGTIDRPPAYKVNPVSYEFLEKVANRFENINVNIVFKNRPKLIQTYSEDEILFMLKRRPLTKEDIENMFDDKSKDILSKLLEEKKISILNSSGVDFYKNV comes from the coding sequence TTGTCTTATTCAAATTCAATTATTTTTGGACCAATTCCTTCAAGAAGATTTGGAATATCATTAGGTATTGATTTATCACCATCAAAAAAACAGTGTAATTTTGATTGTTTATATTGTGAATTAGAACCAGCTAAAACTATTGAAAAAATGGATATATTTCCAAGTGTTGAAGAAATTATAAGTGCAATAAAAGATAGTTTTGAAAAACATCCAAAAATTGATGTGATTACAATAACATGTAATGGTGAACCAACTTTATATCCCAAATTAAATGATTTAATTAAAGAAATTAATAAAATAAAAGGTGAAACAAAAACTTTGATTTTATCAAATGGAAGTACAATTTATAAAAAAGAGATTTTTGATGCTTTATTAAAAATTGATATAGTTAAATTATCTTTAGATTGTGTAAGTGAAAAGTGTTTTAAAAAACTTGATAGACAAAATAAAAGTGTAGAAATTGATAAAATTGTTCCTTCAATGATTGAATTTTCACAAAGAACTACAAAAGATTTTGTTTTAGAAATTTTATTTGTTAAAGATGTAAATGATAAAGATGAAGAAATAGAGTTATTGTTTAATGCTGTAAAACAAATCAATCCTAAAAGAGTTGATATTGGAACTATTGATAGACCACCAGCATATAAAGTAAATCCAGTTAGTTATGAGTTTTTAGAAAAAGTTGCAAATAGATTTGAAAATATCAATGTAAATATAGTTTTTAAAAATAGACCAAAATTGATTCAAACTTATAGTGAAGATGAAATACTTTTTATGTTAAAAAGAAGACCTCTTACAAAAGAAGATATAGAAAATATGTTTGATGATAAATCAAAAGATATTTTGTCAAAACTTTTAGAAGAAAAGAAAATATCAATTCTAAATAGTAGTGGAGTCGATTTTTACAAAAATGTGTGA
- a CDS encoding YdcH family protein, whose protein sequence is MFHEYRDVITELKQKDAHFHKVFEKHNDLDHEIARLEESHADQFEIEAKKKEKLKLKDEIYSMIVKHKAGN, encoded by the coding sequence ATGTTTCACGAATATAGAGATGTAATTACAGAACTAAAACAAAAGGATGCTCATTTCCATAAAGTTTTTGAAAAACATAATGATTTAGATCATGAAATTGCAAGATTAGAAGAGTCTCATGCAGATCAATTTGAAATTGAAGCAAAGAAAAAAGAGAAATTAAAACTAAAAGATGAAATTTACTCTATGATAGTTAAACATAAAGCTGGAAATTAA
- the gyrA gene encoding DNA gyrase subunit A — protein sequence MENLFENQDIINVNIEDSVKASYLDYSMSVIIGRALPDAKDGLKPVHRRILFAMHDLSITSKSAYKKSARIVGDVIGKYHPHGDTSVYDALVRMAQNFSMRAPLVDGQGNFGSIDGDSAAAMRYTEARMTRIAEEVLRDLDKDTVNFVPNYDDTMKEPSVLPTRVPTLLLNGSEGIAVGMATKIPPHNINELLEAVLYTIDNPDTTADELMQFVKGPDFPTGGTIFGRRGIIDAYNTGRGRVRIRAKHHIETRGKKEIIVLDELPYQVNKARLIELIANLAKDKQIDGISEVRDESDREGIRVVIELKKDAMSEIVLNNLYKSTPMETTFGIILLAVHNKEPKVFNLPQLLNIFLSHRKTVIIRRTIFDLEKAKARAHILEGLKIALDNIDEVVKIIRASANDAEARESLENRFGLSAIQSQAILDMRLGRLTGLQRDKLEAEYAELMLLIAELESILKSEEKLNQIIKEELTEIQEKFSSDRRTEIEDSYDEIDIEDLIPNEPMVVTITHNGYVKRVPIKSYEKQRRGGKGKVAVTTHDDDFIEKFFVSNTHDTLMFVTNMGQLYWLKVYKIPEGSRTAKGKAVVNLINLRPDEKIMEIIPTPDFDESKSLVFFTRNGIIKRTSLSEFSNIRSNGVRAIVLDDLDEIVTAKIADVETQYLMIFTSMGQCIRFEIEKTRDQGRSTRGVRGIKFKHEVDFVVDADVVSSEEQELLTVSEKGIGKRTTVSEYRLTNRAGSGVISMKLSPKTGNVIGEVLVDDTQDLMLLTSIGKMIRVDMQSIRKAGRNTAGVIIVNVDKNDKVVSIAKCPKEDEEIELDENGNVIRYNEDGEILETTTLDVGTTKTPTLMDVIDSEDNLDKEEEE from the coding sequence ATGGAAAACCTTTTCGAAAATCAAGATATTATAAATGTAAATATTGAAGACTCTGTTAAAGCTTCTTATTTAGATTATTCTATGAGTGTTATTATTGGTCGGGCATTACCTGATGCAAAAGATGGTTTAAAGCCAGTGCATAGAAGAATTTTATTTGCAATGCATGATTTAAGTATTACTTCAAAATCAGCTTATAAAAAATCAGCAAGAATTGTTGGAGACGTAATAGGAAAATATCACCCTCATGGTGATACTTCTGTTTATGATGCCCTTGTAAGAATGGCTCAAAATTTCTCTATGAGAGCTCCTTTAGTTGATGGACAAGGAAACTTTGGTTCTATCGATGGAGATAGTGCTGCTGCTATGAGATATACAGAAGCTAGAATGACTAGAATAGCTGAAGAAGTATTAAGAGATTTGGATAAAGATACAGTTAATTTTGTTCCAAATTATGATGATACTATGAAAGAGCCTTCAGTTCTTCCAACAAGAGTTCCTACTTTACTTTTAAATGGAAGTGAAGGAATTGCTGTTGGTATGGCTACAAAAATTCCTCCTCATAATATAAATGAGTTATTAGAAGCAGTTTTATATACAATAGATAATCCAGATACAACAGCAGATGAGTTAATGCAATTTGTTAAAGGACCAGATTTCCCAACAGGTGGAACAATCTTTGGAAGACGTGGAATTATAGATGCATATAATACAGGAAGAGGAAGAGTAAGAATAAGAGCTAAGCATCATATAGAAACAAGAGGTAAAAAAGAGATTATAGTTCTTGATGAATTACCTTATCAAGTAAATAAAGCAAGATTAATTGAACTTATAGCAAACCTTGCAAAAGATAAACAAATAGATGGAATTTCAGAAGTTAGAGATGAATCTGATAGAGAAGGTATTAGAGTTGTAATTGAACTTAAAAAAGATGCAATGAGTGAAATAGTTCTAAATAACCTTTATAAATCGACTCCAATGGAGACAACTTTTGGAATTATTTTATTAGCAGTTCATAATAAAGAGCCAAAAGTATTTAATTTACCACAGTTATTGAATATTTTCTTATCTCATAGAAAAACTGTAATTATTAGAAGAACTATTTTTGATTTAGAAAAAGCAAAAGCAAGAGCTCATATTTTAGAAGGTTTAAAAATTGCTTTAGACAATATTGATGAAGTTGTAAAGATAATTAGAGCAAGTGCAAATGATGCTGAAGCAAGAGAGAGCTTAGAAAATAGATTTGGATTAAGTGCTATTCAATCTCAAGCAATTTTAGATATGAGACTTGGAAGATTAACAGGTCTTCAAAGAGATAAACTTGAAGCAGAATATGCAGAACTTATGCTTTTAATTGCTGAATTAGAATCTATTTTAAAATCTGAAGAAAAGTTAAATCAAATAATAAAAGAAGAGTTAACTGAGATTCAAGAAAAATTCTCAAGTGATAGAAGAACAGAGATTGAAGACTCTTATGATGAAATAGATATAGAGGATTTAATTCCAAATGAACCAATGGTTGTTACGATTACACATAATGGTTATGTAAAAAGAGTTCCAATTAAGTCTTATGAAAAACAAAGACGTGGTGGAAAAGGTAAAGTTGCTGTGACTACTCACGATGATGACTTTATTGAAAAATTCTTTGTAAGTAATACCCATGATACTTTAATGTTTGTTACAAATATGGGACAATTATATTGGTTAAAAGTATATAAAATTCCAGAAGGAAGTAGAACAGCTAAAGGTAAAGCGGTTGTTAACTTAATTAATTTAAGACCTGATGAAAAGATTATGGAAATTATTCCAACTCCTGATTTTGATGAGTCTAAATCTTTAGTATTCTTCACAAGAAATGGAATTATAAAAAGAACATCATTAAGTGAATTCTCAAATATCAGAAGTAATGGTGTAAGAGCAATAGTTCTTGATGATTTAGATGAGATTGTTACAGCAAAAATTGCAGATGTAGAAACACAATATTTAATGATTTTTACAAGTATGGGACAATGTATTAGATTTGAAATTGAAAAAACAAGAGATCAAGGAAGATCAACTAGAGGTGTTAGAGGTATCAAATTTAAACATGAAGTTGACTTTGTAGTTGATGCCGATGTAGTAAGCAGTGAAGAGCAAGAACTTTTAACAGTATCTGAAAAAGGTATTGGAAAAAGAACAACTGTAAGTGAATATAGACTTACAAACAGAGCAGGTTCTGGTGTTATTTCTATGAAATTGTCTCCAAAAACAGGAAATGTTATAGGTGAAGTTTTAGTTGATGATACACAAGACTTAATGCTATTAACTTCAATTGGAAAAATGATTAGAGTTGATATGCAATCAATAAGAAAAGCTGGAAGAAATACAGCTGGTGTTATTATCGTAAATGTTGATAAGAATGATAAAGTTGTATCAATTGCTAAATGTCCAAAAGAAGATGAAGAGATAGAACTTGATGAAAATGGAAATGTAATTAGATATAACGAAGACGGAGAAATCCTTGAAACTACTACTCTTGATGTTGGTACTACAAAAACTCCAACTTTAATGGATGTAATAGATTCAGAAGATAATTTAGATAAAGAAGAGGAAGAGTAA
- a CDS encoding YqhA family protein, translating to MLEKLFENGLWKSRFVVILAVIFGFLGAVILFLVASVDIIGVAKFVITNVLNGTHPEHFHEDIVAGIIGAVDLYLIAVVMLIFSFGIYELFISKIDAACNEENENCNTILAIHSLDQLKDKIAKVIIMVLIVNYFQRVLHTKYETPLELLYFALAITALAVGLYFLGKVGKK from the coding sequence ATGTTAGAAAAATTATTCGAAAATGGACTATGGAAGAGTAGATTTGTAGTTATTCTTGCAGTTATTTTTGGATTTTTGGGTGCAGTTATTCTCTTTTTGGTAGCTAGTGTTGATATTATTGGTGTTGCAAAGTTTGTTATTACAAACGTATTAAATGGAACACATCCTGAACATTTTCATGAAGATATAGTTGCAGGAATAATAGGTGCAGTTGATTTGTATCTTATTGCTGTTGTTATGTTGATTTTTTCATTTGGAATTTATGAATTGTTCATATCTAAAATAGATGCAGCTTGTAATGAAGAAAATGAAAATTGTAATACTATTTTAGCTATTCATTCTTTGGATCAATTAAAAGATAAAATAGCTAAAGTTATTATAATGGTATTAATTGTAAATTATTTTCAAAGGGTTTTACATACAAAATATGAAACCCCTTTAGAGTTATTATATTTTGCTTTAGCAATTACAGCATTAGCTGTAGGACTTTACTTTTTAGGTAAAGTTGGTAAAAAATAA